Proteins encoded together in one Catellatospora citrea window:
- a CDS encoding NAD-dependent epimerase/dehydratase family protein, translating to MRVLITGGAGFIGAHVTRTLADAGHDVSVLDCLHPAAHRTDSHVADVDGVPVRHGDVRDAATVDAALAGVDAVVHQAAMVGMGVDLADLPDYVSCNDLGTAVLLAAMARHRIPRLVLASSMVVYGEGAYTCAEHGPARPAARELADLAVGQFEPRCPRCARPLEPGVVDEDDRLDPRSVYAATKLAQEHLTAAWARESGATAIALRYHNVYGPGMPRDTPYSGVAAIFRSALERGDAPQVYEDGCQRRDFVHVTDVAAANLAALNALDADRAPGLRAYNIASGDPRTVADMAATLATAMHGPAPVITGAFRAGDVRHVVATPRRASDELGFTAQVPFTTGLAEFATAPLRA from the coding sequence ATGCGAGTACTCATCACCGGCGGCGCGGGCTTCATCGGCGCCCATGTCACGCGCACCCTGGCCGACGCCGGCCACGACGTGTCCGTGCTGGACTGCCTGCACCCCGCCGCGCACCGGACCGACAGCCACGTCGCCGACGTCGACGGCGTGCCGGTCCGCCACGGCGACGTGCGCGACGCCGCCACCGTCGATGCCGCGCTGGCGGGCGTGGACGCCGTCGTGCACCAGGCCGCCATGGTCGGCATGGGCGTCGACCTGGCCGACCTGCCCGACTACGTCAGCTGCAACGACCTGGGCACCGCTGTGCTGCTGGCCGCGATGGCCCGCCACCGCATCCCGCGGCTCGTCCTGGCCAGCTCCATGGTCGTCTACGGCGAAGGCGCCTACACCTGCGCCGAACACGGCCCGGCCCGCCCCGCCGCACGAGAGCTCGCCGACCTGGCCGTCGGGCAGTTCGAACCCCGCTGCCCGCGGTGCGCCCGGCCGCTGGAGCCCGGCGTCGTCGACGAGGACGACCGCCTCGACCCGCGCAGCGTCTACGCCGCCACGAAACTCGCCCAGGAACACCTGACCGCCGCGTGGGCCCGCGAGTCCGGCGCGACCGCGATCGCGCTGCGCTACCACAACGTGTACGGGCCCGGCATGCCCCGCGACACCCCGTACTCCGGCGTCGCGGCGATCTTCCGATCCGCCCTGGAACGCGGCGACGCCCCGCAGGTCTACGAAGACGGCTGCCAGCGACGCGACTTCGTCCACGTCACCGACGTCGCCGCCGCGAACCTCGCCGCCCTGAACGCCCTTGACGCCGACCGCGCACCGGGACTGCGCGCCTACAACATCGCCTCCGGCGATCCGCGGACCGTCGCCGACATGGCCGCCACCCTCGCCACGGCCATGCACGGCCCCGCCCCGGTGATCACCGGAGCGTTCCGGGCCGGCGACGTCCGCCACGTCGTCGCAACACCACGCCGCGCGAGCGACGAGCTCGGCTTCACCGCACAAGTGCCGTTCACGACCGGGCTCGCCGAGTTCGCGACCGCCCCGCTACGAGCCTGA
- a CDS encoding TIGR04282 family arsenosugar biosynthesis glycosyltransferase: MNAQLLVIAKAPVPGRVKTRLCPPCTPQQAAAIAAAALADTITAVTATPALHRILVIDGEHPTPPGWTAVAQRGDGLGERLAHAYTDTALPGVPTVLVGMDTPQLTPHLLTAAADALDVADAALGFADDGGWWILALRDPAHAAVLAAVPMSTADTGARTLAALHRLGLRVARLDTLRDVDTAADAHAVAAAHPRGRFAAAVGTHLPAPDGARR, translated from the coding sequence GTGAACGCGCAACTGCTGGTCATCGCCAAAGCGCCGGTCCCCGGCCGGGTCAAGACCCGCCTGTGCCCGCCGTGCACACCGCAGCAGGCCGCCGCCATCGCCGCCGCCGCGCTCGCCGACACCATCACCGCGGTCACCGCGACACCCGCGCTCCACCGCATCCTCGTCATCGACGGCGAGCACCCGACCCCGCCCGGCTGGACGGCGGTCGCCCAGCGCGGCGACGGCCTCGGCGAGCGCCTGGCCCACGCCTACACCGACACCGCCCTGCCCGGCGTGCCCACGGTGCTGGTCGGCATGGACACCCCACAGCTCACCCCACACCTGCTGACGGCTGCGGCCGACGCCCTCGACGTCGCGGACGCCGCGCTCGGCTTCGCCGACGACGGCGGCTGGTGGATCCTCGCGCTGCGCGATCCGGCCCACGCTGCCGTCCTGGCCGCGGTGCCGATGTCCACCGCCGACACCGGTGCCCGCACCCTGGCCGCCCTGCACCGGCTCGGCTTGCGCGTGGCCCGGCTGGACACGTTGCGCGACGTCGACACCGCCGCCGACGCCCATGCCGTAGCCGCCGCGCATCCGCGCGGCCGCTTCGCCGCCGCCGTCGGCACCCACCTGCCCGCACCCGACGGGGCACGCCGATGA
- a CDS encoding class I SAM-dependent methyltransferase translates to MTSALTVYAGALHRAARGGDGALRLVDPTGTLLWHVDTAAWQRDPTAGDSALLARCTGPTLDIGCGPGRLTAALTRRGVPALGIDVSAAAVRLAQARGADAVVQDVFAPLPGGRSWRHALLADGNIGIGGDPARLLSRCRDLLAPGGTVIAEVEAPGTRGWRGRVAITDDRRTSDPFAWAVVSADDLTSLAEHAGLRVAETWTEENRWFACLSR, encoded by the coding sequence ATGACCAGCGCCCTGACGGTCTACGCCGGGGCGCTGCACCGGGCCGCCCGCGGCGGCGACGGCGCCCTGCGACTCGTCGACCCGACCGGCACACTGTTGTGGCACGTCGACACCGCCGCCTGGCAGCGCGACCCGACCGCCGGCGACAGCGCCCTGCTCGCCCGCTGCACCGGCCCGACCCTCGACATCGGCTGCGGTCCCGGCCGGCTCACCGCAGCCCTGACCCGCCGCGGCGTGCCCGCCCTCGGCATCGACGTCAGCGCCGCGGCAGTGCGCCTGGCTCAGGCTCGCGGTGCCGACGCCGTCGTCCAGGACGTGTTCGCGCCGCTGCCCGGCGGCCGCAGCTGGCGGCACGCGCTGCTCGCCGACGGCAACATCGGCATCGGCGGCGACCCCGCCCGGCTGCTGTCGCGCTGCCGCGACCTGCTCGCACCGGGCGGCACTGTCATCGCCGAGGTCGAAGCTCCCGGCACTCGCGGCTGGCGCGGCCGGGTCGCGATCACCGACGACCGTCGCACCAGCGACCCCTTCGCCTGGGCCGTCGTCAGTGCCGACGACCTCACATCACTGGCCGAACACGCGGGACTGCGCGTGGCCGAGACCTGGACGGAGGAGAACCGATGGTTCGCGTGCCTGAGCCGCTGA
- a CDS encoding glycosyltransferase family 2 protein: MIDVVLPCLDEAAALPLVLAGLPDGYRAIVADNGSTDGSAHVARAHGALVVHVPQRGFGAAAHAGLLAATSEVVCFADADGSFDLAQLPLVADPVRDGTADLVLGRRRPNTAGAWPTHARLANAVLAWRMRTRLRLPIHDLGPMRAARRERLLALNLTDRRFGYPLEMIVAAARAGWRVREVDVAYAPRAEGTRSKVTGTVLGTARAIRDMSKVLAR; this comes from the coding sequence ATGATTGATGTCGTGCTTCCGTGCCTGGATGAGGCCGCTGCGCTGCCCCTGGTGCTGGCCGGGCTGCCCGACGGGTACCGCGCGATCGTCGCTGACAACGGCTCCACCGACGGCTCAGCACACGTCGCACGGGCCCACGGGGCCCTGGTCGTGCACGTGCCGCAGCGAGGCTTCGGGGCGGCCGCGCACGCCGGGCTACTGGCCGCCACCTCCGAGGTCGTGTGCTTCGCCGACGCCGACGGCTCCTTCGACCTCGCCCAACTGCCCCTGGTCGCCGACCCGGTCCGCGACGGCACCGCCGACCTGGTCCTAGGCCGGCGCCGCCCGAACACCGCCGGGGCGTGGCCGACCCACGCCCGGCTCGCCAACGCGGTGCTGGCCTGGCGGATGCGCACCCGGCTGCGACTGCCCATCCACGACCTGGGCCCGATGCGCGCCGCGCGCCGCGAGAGGCTGCTCGCGCTGAACCTGACCGACCGGCGCTTCGGCTACCCCCTGGAAATGATCGTCGCCGCAGCCCGCGCTGGCTGGCGGGTGCGTGAGGTCGACGTCGCCTACGCCCCCCGCGCCGAAGGCACCCGGTCGAAGGTCACCGGCACCGTGCTCGGCACCGCCCGCGCGATACGCGACATGTCGAAAGTCCTCGCCCGGTGA